A window from Cryptomeria japonica chromosome 1, Sugi_1.0, whole genome shotgun sequence encodes these proteins:
- the LOC131072486 gene encoding uncharacterized protein LOC131072486: MKGGYYWPTLFRDAHVWDRKCKECALFAGKERLATLPLQPIQVEQPFMRWGLDFIGVINPSSSAGNKWVLTTIDYFTKWTEAVALKEANESTILNFYEDLVARFGVPKSIISDNGLAFVGLKISDWGVKKGIYLNTSSNYYPQSNG, translated from the coding sequence ATGAAGGGTggctattattggcccacattatttAGAGATGCACATGTATGGGATAGAAAGTGCAAAGAATGCGCTTTGTTTGCTGGCAAAGAGAGATTGGCAACTTTACCTTTGCAGCCAATCCAGGTTGAACAACCCTTCATGAGGTGGGGTTTGGACTTTATTGGGGTGATAAACCCTTCATCCAGTGCTGGCAATAAGTGGGTACTTACAACCATagactatttcaccaaatggactGAAGCAGTGGCACTAAAGGAGGCAAATGAGTCTACTATTCTAAATTTTTATGAAGATTTGGTTGCCAGATTTGGAGTTCCCAAGTCCATCATTTCAGACAATGGTCTTGCTTTTGTTGGTCTTAAAATCTCTGATTGGGGTGTCAAGAAAGGGATCTACCTAAATACATCCTCCAACTACTATCCGCAAAGCAATGGCTAG